The Thermostichus vulcanus str. 'Rupite' sequence TCTGGGAACAGCTCCAGCGTCAACTCCGCTGCCGCATCCGTGTCGGCTCGATAGTCCTGCCAGCCGCGAATCTCCCCGCGCAGCAGGCCAATCACCTCCCCACGACGGGTTTTTAGGCTCTCTTCTAGAACAATGTAGGTCTGGCTGTGGACGGTGTAGCCGTAGTCGGCCATCAACATGGTGACGTTGTCGATCCCCTGGACGGTCATGGCCACGGGCAGATCCGTGAGCCAGCACAGCAGGCAGTCCACCTCTCCATTCACCAAGGGGGCCGCATCGTACTGGGTGGGGATGATGGTGATCTGGTCGATGTCCACATTGTTGAGGGTGCAGAGGGTCTGCAACACGGGGGTGTTGGCGATGGCCATGCCGATGCTCTTGCCCTCCAGATCCTTGGGCTCGTTGACCGGGTTGTCCGGCAGCGAGGCGATGGTGAAGGGGTTGTTTTGCATCGCCACGGCGATGATCTTGAAGGGAGCCCCCTGTGAGACCGCAGCAGCCGTGTAGTCTGCCGCCGAAATGCCCATCAATGCGGTGCCACTGACAACGGGTGGCTCGACGGGAGCGTTGGGGCCGCCGGGCACCAGGCTTACTTCTAACCCCTCTTCAGCCCAGTAGCCTTTGTCCTGAGCGATGTAG is a genomic window containing:
- a CDS encoding ABC transporter substrate-binding protein, giving the protein MFKPHSVSRRSAIKLLGAGGALVAGSPLLRTPDARAAISVGFQLSWLHSVQFGGSYIAQDKGYWAEEGLEVSLVPGGPNAPVEPPVVSGTALMGISAADYTAAAVSQGAPFKIIAVAMQNNPFTIASLPDNPVNEPKDLEGKSIGMAIANTPVLQTLCTLNNVDIDQITIIPTQYDAAPLVNGEVDCLLCWLTDLPVAMTVQGIDNVTMLMADYGYTVHSQTYIVLEESLKTRRGEVIGLLRGEIRGWQDYRADTDAAAELTLELFPDAGLDLETQKLQASEQLKLMFSDLTDQNGFGWFTDETVAANVETLNLLGKEVTPALWDRSILEEIYGGQSTI